The nucleotide sequence CGCTGATGGGCGCGACGTTCACCTGCGCCCTGTCCTTCTTCAGCTCCTGCAGGAACTCCTGGTACAGGCGCTGCTTGTGCTTCTCCTCGGTCATGTCGATGAAATCGATGACAATGAGGCCGCCGAGGTCACGGAGGCGCAACTGACGGGCGATCTCTTTGGCCGCCTCGAGGTTGATCTTGAGGATGTTCTGCTCATGGTCCCTTTTGCCCAGGAACTTGCCGCTGTTGACATCGATGACCACCATCGCCTCGGTGTGGTCGATAATGATGTAGCCACCGCTCTTCAGCCACACCTTACGGGCGATGCTCTTCTCGATCTCCGACTCGATGTTGTACGCGTCGAAAACTGGTTCACCTTTCCTGTACAATTGGACTCGATTCACCAGGGTGGGGGCGACCTCGCGAAGGTAAGCCACGATTTCCTTGTAAAGCTTCTTGGAGTCGATGACCAGGCTGTTGATGTCGCTGGTGAACAGGTCGCGGATGACGCTGGAGGCCATGCCCACATCCTTGTGCACGAGGGCCGGCGGGCTGGTGCGCTTCGCCTTCTGGTTCAATTTCTCCCACGAGGCCAGCAGGTTCTCCAAATCGTTGCGCAGCACCTCCTCGCTCTTGCCCTCAGCCACGGTGCGCACAATGAGCCCAAAACCTTCTGGACAGATGCGCTTGGCAACCTTTTTCAGACGGTTGCGCTCGCGCACATTGGCAATCTTGCGCGAGACACCGATCATCGGATCGTCGGGGACGAGCACCAGGAACCTGCCCGGCAGGGAGAGCTCGGTGGTCACGCGCGCGCCTTTGCTGCCGATGGGCTCCTTGGTCACCTGCACCAGCAGTTCCTGGCCCTCGCGGATAGTCGGGCCACGATACGAACGACGCCGCTCTTTGCCCCGTTGTCTGACCTCGATAACCGAATCATACGCTCGGATGGTCTCTCCCACGTCGGAAAAATGGAGAAACGCATCCTGCGGCAGACCAATGTCCACAAAGGCAGCGTCCATCCCTTTCACGACGTTCACGACCCGCCCGATATAGATATCCCCCACCATGCGCTCGTTCTCCGGGCGCTCGATAAAGAGTTCCACCAGCCGTCCATCTTCCAGAATCGCGATGCGGGTCTCGCTGGTGGCAACGTTTATGACAATGTCCTTCTTCATGTTCCTATCCTGAATTTGCAAAGATGCGATGCTCGCGAGCTACACTTCCAAGGGAGTGCGACTCACCTCCCCAAAATTGACCGCCAGCCTGGTGCGCACCACCGACACCGGGGGCAGGTCCTGATCAGAGCACTGCAACAAGGCTGCCAGCACCTCTTCCACGCGCGCGGTTTTACCATTGTCCAGGCCCAACTGCAGGAACAGCTCTTGGCCGTCCTTGCGCACTTCGATGCGACGCAGAAAAGGTCTGATGTCCACCTCGACGCTCCCTTCCGCCTTCTGGCGCTGCACACGAATTGCCGGTTCCGCCAACAGGGCTGCGGCCCTCTGCGCCAGGTCCTGCCTGGGGGAGCCATCCAAGAAGGTCACTTCGTACTCGGCCAGGGTGATGAGCGCGGTGAGGGAGCTCCCCTTGCCATACAATGGTCGGATCTCCATGACCTCCAATCCTTCGGGGAGCTGAGCTCCCAGGAGCATGGCGAGGTTGGCGTGAGGAGCGTCCACGTACTGGAAATCCAGATACTCCGCCTCGCTCTCGTGTCCGACGGCTAAGGCTGGCCCATAAGCGATCTTGGGCCGCGGGTTGAAGCCCTGCGAGTACGCCAGTTGGATGCCGGCGCGGGCGAATGCCCTCTCGAACACCCGCACCACGTCCAGGTGGGACAGGAAGCGTGCCAAGCCGCGCTTGCGGTAGCGCATGCGCATCAGGCGCGGCACTACCGGCGCCGGGGCAGGCGCAGCCCTCTTCCTGCCCCTGCCATAGAGGTTCGACGTCGGCTTGGCGGCCATGGGGACCGGCACCTGCTCGCGAGCCATTAGCTCCTTGCAGGCTGTGTGCTCCATCAGGCCGCAGGCGTGACAGCGATCGAGCCGACAATCGCTGGTCTCGGTGGCGTTCGCTGCCTTTAGGCGCTCGGCGACCAGAAAGCGTTTGCTCACCCCCTTGTCGATGTGGTCCCAGGGCAGAGGCCCGTCCAGCGCGCGCGGCCCCAAGTACCAGGCAGGGTCGATGCCGGTGCGGGCAAAGGCATCCTCCCAGCGCTTCACCTCGAACAGCTCTGACCAGCCGTCCAGGCGCGCCCCATTGCGCCACGTCTGTTCGATGGCAGCCCCCAGCCGACGGTCACCGCGCGCCAATATTCCTTCCACGAAAGCGACGTTGGGATCGCGCCAGCTGATGTGCACGTTCTTTGCGCGCACCAGGTCACAAACGCGATGGATCTTGTCGTTCATGGTGGCCCGGTCGCTTTGCTCCTCCCATTGGAAGGGCGTGTGCGGCTTGGGCACAAAGGGCGACAGCGACACGTTGACCCGGTTGCCCTGGCCATATCGGCGCGCAATCTTTGCCACCTCGTTGATGAGAGCCGCAATGCCCTGCAGATCTTCATCGGTTTCCGTAGGCTGGCCCACCATGAAGTAGAGCTTGATGACCGTCCACCCCTCGCTGAAGGCAAGTTCAGCGGCCCGGAGCAGGTCCTCGTTGGTGTTGGTCTTGTTGATCACAGCCCGCAATCGGGGCGTTCCTGCCTCCGGGGCCAAGGTCAGTCCCGACTTGCGCACTCCGCTGGCAAACTGCGCCATCTCCTTAGTGAAGGACTCTGGTCGCAGCGACGGGAAGGAGATGCTGACCATTTTCTCCTTGAAAGCCGCCGAGAGCATTTCCAGGAGGG is from Calditrichota bacterium and encodes:
- a CDS encoding TIGR03960 family B12-binding radical SAM protein translates to MAVVPRDIFEQRILPRVSKPGRYLGNEVNVVHKPFDQVELRVALAFPDVYEMGMSYLGFDILYHLLNREPWMVAERVYAPWVDMEEALRRYDIPLFSLESKRSLADFDIIGFTLQYELHYPTVLNMLDLAGIPLRARERQALTPLVVGGGPCAFNPEPLAEFVDAFLIGDGEEAILEIASAVLEAKREGLDREQALLRLAGVPGVYVPRFYGPVANGEGRQQSVRPLRSEVPEKVKARVVERLKPEHYPTAPLVPLIGIAHDRLTIEVMRGCTRGCRFCNAGFIYRPVRERSVEDILHQAKEGIARSGFDEVSLLSLSTSDYSQLRPLLEMLSAAFKEKMVSISFPSLRPESFTKEMAQFASGVRKSGLTLAPEAGTPRLRAVINKTNTNEDLLRAAELAFSEGWTVIKLYFMVGQPTETDEDLQGIAALINEVAKIARRYGQGNRVNVSLSPFVPKPHTPFQWEEQSDRATMNDKIHRVCDLVRAKNVHISWRDPNVAFVEGILARGDRRLGAAIEQTWRNGARLDGWSELFEVKRWEDAFARTGIDPAWYLGPRALDGPLPWDHIDKGVSKRFLVAERLKAANATETSDCRLDRCHACGLMEHTACKELMAREQVPVPMAAKPTSNLYGRGRKRAAPAPAPVVPRLMRMRYRKRGLARFLSHLDVVRVFERAFARAGIQLAYSQGFNPRPKIAYGPALAVGHESEAEYLDFQYVDAPHANLAMLLGAQLPEGLEVMEIRPLYGKGSSLTALITLAEYEVTFLDGSPRQDLAQRAAALLAEPAIRVQRQKAEGSVEVDIRPFLRRIEVRKDGQELFLQLGLDNGKTARVEEVLAALLQCSDQDLPPVSVVRTRLAVNFGEVSRTPLEV
- a CDS encoding Rne/Rng family ribonuclease; its protein translation is MKKDIVINVATSETRIAILEDGRLVELFIERPENERMVGDIYIGRVVNVVKGMDAAFVDIGLPQDAFLHFSDVGETIRAYDSVIEVRQRGKERRRSYRGPTIREGQELLVQVTKEPIGSKGARVTTELSLPGRFLVLVPDDPMIGVSRKIANVRERNRLKKVAKRICPEGFGLIVRTVAEGKSEEVLRNDLENLLASWEKLNQKAKRTSPPALVHKDVGMASSVIRDLFTSDINSLVIDSKKLYKEIVAYLREVAPTLVNRVQLYRKGEPVFDAYNIESEIEKSIARKVWLKSGGYIIIDHTEAMVVIDVNSGKFLGKRDHEQNILKINLEAAKEIARQLRLRDLGGLIVIDFIDMTEEKHKQRLYQEFLQELKKDRAQVNVAPIS